A single region of the Chitinophaga niabensis genome encodes:
- a CDS encoding VOC family protein — protein MANKHPLRGFATVSYYAADHAAAIQWYSELFGIAPYFNKPGYAEFRVGDYQHELGLIDAQYKPKGSATTPGGEIIYWHVDNIEESLDRLLELGATAYEPIIQRGAGFVTASVLDPFGNILGIMYNPHYLEVFNSIKK, from the coding sequence ATGGCAAACAAACATCCATTAAGAGGTTTCGCAACAGTAAGTTATTATGCAGCAGACCACGCAGCAGCAATTCAATGGTATAGTGAATTATTTGGCATAGCACCCTACTTCAATAAACCAGGTTATGCAGAATTCCGTGTGGGGGACTACCAGCATGAATTAGGGCTTATTGATGCACAGTACAAACCAAAAGGTTCAGCTACCACACCCGGCGGAGAGATCATCTACTGGCATGTGGACAATATCGAAGAGTCCCTGGACAGGTTACTGGAACTCGGCGCTACCGCATACGAACCCATCATTCAACGTGGTGCCGGATTTGTAACAGCCTCCGTGCTGGACCCTTTCGGAAACATCCTGGGCATTATGTACAACCCGCATTACCTGGAAGTGTTCAACTCCATTAAAAAATAA
- a CDS encoding YdeI/OmpD-associated family protein, translating into MEKVHGIPAFHARSVKDWRNWLEKHGTKEKAVWLIIYHQKSKTPSVHYAQSIEHSLCYGWIDSKALKRDKESFYLSFTPRKPKSNWSKTNRERVARMTEQGLMRPAGQAMIDLAKATGTWDGLAAAQDTIVPDDLKKLFNRNKKAFKNFDAFAPSSKRVILEWIAKAKKPETRQRRVLQTVELAAENVKANH; encoded by the coding sequence ATGGAAAAAGTACACGGCATACCTGCATTCCACGCCCGTTCCGTCAAAGATTGGCGGAACTGGCTGGAAAAGCATGGCACGAAAGAAAAAGCAGTATGGCTCATCATCTATCACCAGAAAAGTAAAACACCCAGCGTACACTATGCACAATCCATCGAGCATTCTCTTTGCTACGGCTGGATAGACAGTAAGGCACTCAAGAGGGATAAAGAAAGTTTTTACTTATCCTTCACCCCGCGCAAACCCAAAAGCAATTGGAGCAAAACAAACCGCGAAAGGGTTGCCCGTATGACGGAACAGGGATTGATGAGGCCAGCCGGCCAGGCCATGATAGACCTCGCCAAAGCAACAGGGACCTGGGATGGACTGGCAGCCGCACAGGATACCATCGTTCCGGATGATCTGAAAAAGTTATTTAACAGGAATAAAAAAGCCTTTAAGAACTTCGATGCCTTTGCTCCTTCTTCCAAGCGCGTGATCCTGGAATGGATAGCCAAAGCTAAAAAACCTGAAACCAGGCAGCGGCGTGTATTGCAAACGGTGGAACTGGCTGCGGAGAATGTGAAGGCAAATCATTAA
- a CDS encoding GNAT family N-acetyltransferase, with protein sequence MASIIKATLENLALIADIGKRTFITSHGHSAPPEDITRYVEEKFSGETLKAELSDTNNIFHLIYHDQQPAGYSKIILNASHPAIQLKNVTKLERLYLLQDFYNLKLGYQLYQFNVDLSRKSKQAGMWLFVWKENHRAIDFYMRAGFEPIGSFDFQISPTHANPNHHMFLRY encoded by the coding sequence ATGGCCTCCATTATCAAAGCAACATTGGAAAACCTTGCCTTAATAGCCGATATCGGTAAAAGAACGTTCATAACATCTCATGGCCACAGCGCACCGCCGGAAGATATAACGAGGTATGTGGAGGAGAAGTTCAGCGGGGAAACTTTGAAAGCAGAACTCAGCGATACCAATAATATCTTTCACCTCATTTACCACGATCAGCAACCGGCGGGTTATTCAAAGATCATCCTCAATGCTTCGCATCCTGCTATTCAATTAAAGAATGTTACCAAACTGGAGCGGTTATACCTGTTGCAGGATTTTTACAACCTGAAGCTGGGGTATCAATTATACCAGTTCAATGTTGATCTGTCGCGGAAGAGTAAACAGGCAGGTATGTGGTTATTTGTGTGGAAGGAAAACCACCGGGCGATTGATTTCTATATGAGGGCAGGATTTGAGCCAATAGGGAGTTTTGATTTTCAGATCTCGCCTACGCATGCTAACCCTAATCATCATATGTTCCTGCGGTATTAA
- a CDS encoding glucosidase family protein encodes MKLLSAKPIFLFIVLCNGLLVSAQDRWAIQEDGSIRWEVKDRLPHTDHIEMSGEKVSVWVRYGLDSVGRSDIFRTVVFPTFRLLPDATRSHISYSFSDSDLPRLYVNNRLINLQLVKNGPGRTGELSYNIKSFSHKGIMKISAQAGTPALVNVERTIFPSTDKPLVLETFVIKNITDQPVNVYMEYLRKEVRTDANRSKGQQHSMIVGSVNDGTQTVAPGGSASFSIFYLASDTPQSLSAINPQQEETARAARVASLDDKLQLETPDKILNTAFAFAKLRATESIFKTKGGYMHGPGGLAYYAAIWANDQAEYINPFFAYLGDERGNLSAMNAYRHFAAYMNPAYKPIPSSIVAEGDANWHGAKDRGDQAMIAYGASRYAMTFGNIDSAKVLWPLIEWCLEYSRRKINEQGVVNSDSDELENRFSAGKANLSTNTLYYDALRSAAMLGRLLGKPTEAYLKQAAILRGNIEKYFGGTIEGFATYRYHENLEVLRAWICLPLTVGIMDRKEGTINALFSPRLWTADGLATEAGKGTFWDRSTLYALRGVLQAGETEKAMDFIRYYSRRRLLGEHVPYPVEAYPEGNQRHLSAESGLYCRIYIEGLFGIRPTGFNTFECTPRLPKDWNNMALRKINAFGNVFDVDVARAGTGKLLITAKGKKYTIREGATQVIKL; translated from the coding sequence ATGAAACTGCTGTCTGCAAAGCCGATCTTTTTATTTATTGTATTATGTAACGGACTCCTCGTCAGCGCACAGGATAGATGGGCCATCCAGGAAGATGGCAGCATCCGTTGGGAAGTGAAAGACCGCCTTCCACATACTGATCACATTGAAATGAGTGGCGAAAAAGTATCTGTATGGGTACGGTATGGTTTGGACAGCGTTGGCAGATCAGACATCTTCCGCACCGTGGTATTCCCCACCTTCCGCTTATTACCCGATGCCACCCGCTCTCATATCAGCTATTCCTTTTCAGACAGTGACCTGCCCAGGTTATATGTGAACAACCGCCTCATTAACCTGCAACTGGTAAAGAATGGTCCCGGCCGCACAGGTGAACTTTCCTATAATATCAAAAGCTTCAGCCACAAAGGTATTATGAAGATCAGCGCACAGGCCGGAACGCCTGCCCTGGTAAATGTGGAACGTACAATATTCCCATCAACAGACAAACCCCTGGTGCTGGAAACATTTGTGATAAAGAACATCACAGACCAACCGGTGAATGTTTACATGGAGTACCTCAGGAAAGAAGTAAGAACAGATGCAAATAGAAGCAAAGGTCAGCAGCACAGTATGATTGTTGGTTCTGTAAATGATGGTACACAAACAGTAGCCCCCGGAGGATCTGCCAGCTTCAGCATATTCTACCTGGCGTCAGACACCCCGCAATCTCTCAGCGCCATAAATCCTCAACAGGAAGAAACGGCCCGCGCAGCAAGAGTAGCCAGCCTGGACGATAAGCTCCAACTCGAAACACCTGATAAAATATTAAATACTGCTTTCGCTTTTGCCAAACTGCGCGCCACAGAAAGTATCTTCAAAACCAAAGGCGGCTACATGCATGGCCCCGGTGGTTTAGCTTATTATGCGGCGATCTGGGCAAACGACCAGGCGGAATACATTAATCCTTTCTTTGCCTACCTGGGAGATGAAAGAGGGAACCTCTCTGCCATGAATGCCTATCGTCATTTCGCGGCATACATGAACCCTGCCTATAAACCTATCCCCAGTTCCATTGTTGCAGAAGGAGATGCTAACTGGCATGGTGCAAAGGACCGTGGGGATCAGGCCATGATTGCATATGGCGCCTCCCGTTACGCCATGACCTTTGGTAATATTGATTCCGCAAAAGTATTATGGCCTTTGATAGAATGGTGCCTGGAATACAGCCGCCGCAAGATCAATGAACAGGGTGTGGTAAATTCAGATAGCGATGAACTGGAAAACCGCTTCTCCGCAGGTAAGGCAAATCTTTCCACGAATACATTATATTATGATGCCTTACGCTCTGCAGCCATGCTGGGCCGCCTCCTGGGAAAACCTACCGAAGCTTATTTAAAACAAGCCGCAATATTACGTGGGAACATAGAAAAATATTTTGGTGGTACGATCGAAGGTTTTGCCACCTACCGCTATCATGAAAACCTGGAAGTACTGAGAGCATGGATCTGCCTGCCTTTAACTGTTGGTATTATGGACAGGAAAGAAGGTACCATTAATGCCCTCTTCTCACCAAGATTATGGACAGCAGATGGATTAGCCACCGAAGCAGGAAAAGGAACTTTCTGGGACCGCTCTACCCTGTATGCTTTACGTGGTGTACTGCAAGCCGGCGAAACAGAAAAAGCGATGGACTTTATCCGCTACTATTCCCGCCGCCGCTTACTGGGAGAACATGTTCCCTATCCCGTAGAAGCATATCCTGAAGGCAACCAGCGTCACCTCTCTGCAGAAAGCGGTTTGTATTGCCGGATCTATATAGAAGGGCTCTTTGGTATCCGCCCTACAGGATTCAATACATTTGAATGCACACCACGTTTACCCAAAGACTGGAACAACATGGCACTCCGCAAGATCAATGCTTTCGGGAATGTGTTTGATGTGGACGTTGCAAGAGCAGGGACCGGCAAGCTTTTGATCACCGCAAAAGGGAAGAAGTATACGATCAGAGAAGGAGCCACGCAGGTAATAAAACTTTAA
- a CDS encoding serine hydrolase, whose product MRKIILLIFLYLPALSQERKTDHKLEKALAELTQGFNGTAGVYVLNLKTGKYASLNGDTIFPTASIVKVPLLVGLFSKIEKGELGWHQALVYRDSAKYGGSGLMQFFKDSSATEVSVLAALMMAYSDNTTSLWNQQLAGGGEEVNKLMEQYGLKDTRVNSRTKGREEIRKIYGWGQTTPREMSALVAKIHRGEVISKAASERMYRLMTKGYYDEQAISEVPPYIQVAAKSGSVNESRSEVVLVNAPHGDYVFYVGTKNIKDQRWEADNEAVVMIRKISAYLWNYFEPKSGWKPAWDVLRK is encoded by the coding sequence ATGCGAAAAATAATCCTCTTGATCTTTCTCTATTTGCCTGCGCTTTCCCAGGAGCGTAAAACAGACCATAAACTGGAGAAAGCATTGGCCGAACTTACCCAGGGTTTTAACGGTACGGCCGGTGTATATGTACTCAATCTGAAAACAGGCAAATATGCTTCCCTCAACGGAGATACCATTTTCCCCACTGCGAGTATTGTAAAAGTTCCGTTACTGGTAGGCTTGTTCAGCAAAATTGAAAAAGGAGAGCTGGGCTGGCATCAGGCCCTTGTGTACCGCGATTCTGCTAAATACGGCGGCTCAGGATTGATGCAGTTCTTTAAGGACAGTTCTGCTACGGAGGTAAGTGTACTGGCTGCATTAATGATGGCTTACAGCGATAACACTACTTCTCTCTGGAACCAGCAACTGGCCGGCGGCGGGGAAGAGGTGAATAAATTAATGGAACAATATGGTTTAAAAGATACCCGGGTAAATTCCCGCACAAAAGGGCGGGAAGAAATAAGAAAGATCTATGGCTGGGGGCAAACCACACCCAGGGAGATGTCTGCCCTGGTAGCAAAGATCCATCGGGGCGAAGTGATCAGTAAAGCTGCCAGTGAAAGGATGTATAGATTAATGACGAAAGGATATTATGATGAACAGGCTATCTCGGAAGTGCCACCATATATACAGGTGGCCGCAAAGAGCGGATCTGTAAATGAATCCCGTTCTGAGGTGGTATTGGTAAATGCACCACATGGAGATTATGTGTTCTATGTAGGTACGAAAAATATTAAAGACCAACGCTGGGAAGCAGATAATGAAGCGGTGGTGATGATCCGTAAGATCTCTGCTTACCTGTGGAACTATTTTGAGCCTAAGAGTGGCTGGAAGCCGGCCTGGGATGTGTTGAGGAAATGA
- a CDS encoding PAS domain-containing sensor histidine kinase, producing MDPESNNVPLDTMVADTENIPAQFLELLPVGVCVCDAQGIIKKYNSQATSLWGRIPQSGERFCGAHMFYYPDGKYLPHEETPMAACLMDGLPRKDWDLVMERPGGQRVMVRINIAPIVDKQGAVKGMVNSYQEMPWKEELQDYVENAAIGLHWVDANGIILWANQAELDLLGYEKEEYIGHHISEFHESREVINDILERLTRNETLHMYEAQLRRKDGGIKTVHIHSNVFRVNGEFIHTRCFTVDITALRESEKMYRSIAETGSDEKAMDLKRSEEQYHKMIEEVDDYAILLMDKSGIIQNWNRGAEKIKGYKDFEIIGKSFQLFYLPEDRESGLPQKLINEAHRTGKAVQEGWRIRKDGTRFWGSIVITALHDADNNVIGFSKVTRDLTDKKRAEDRINQYAKELEFQNRELEQFAYIAAHDMKEPLRKIQFYSDYIYEHSGQLPEKMKDYLGRSIQAAARMKSLIEDLLSYSKASSISQNQEAVDLNELVKEVIAANRETIENNDAVIEVGTLPVVQVVPFQFSQLFDNLLNNSLKYRHPDRAPHIKISAEKLTSVPFPASEQKNACFHKISFEDNGIGFDPSYGVKIFDLFQRLHTQSDYSGSGVGLAICKKIIQNHQGFIQAKGQLNEGAVFEVYIPCIA from the coding sequence ATGGATCCGGAATCGAATAATGTCCCTTTAGATACCATGGTGGCCGATACAGAGAACATTCCAGCACAGTTTCTTGAACTTTTGCCGGTGGGGGTTTGTGTTTGCGATGCCCAGGGTATTATTAAAAAGTATAATAGCCAGGCTACCAGTTTGTGGGGAAGAATACCACAATCTGGGGAACGGTTTTGCGGTGCCCATATGTTTTACTACCCGGATGGCAAATACCTGCCCCATGAGGAAACCCCCATGGCAGCGTGCCTCATGGATGGATTACCAAGAAAAGACTGGGACCTGGTAATGGAAAGGCCTGGGGGACAAAGGGTTATGGTCAGGATCAATATAGCCCCTATTGTAGATAAGCAGGGGGCCGTTAAAGGCATGGTGAATTCTTACCAGGAAATGCCCTGGAAAGAAGAATTACAGGATTACGTGGAGAATGCCGCCATTGGTTTGCATTGGGTGGACGCCAACGGCATCATCCTGTGGGCCAACCAGGCTGAACTGGACCTGCTGGGTTATGAAAAAGAAGAATATATCGGTCATCATATTTCAGAGTTCCATGAGAGCAGGGAAGTGATCAATGATATACTGGAGCGGTTGACGAGGAATGAAACATTACATATGTATGAAGCGCAGCTTCGTCGTAAGGATGGAGGGATAAAAACGGTGCATATTCATTCCAATGTTTTCAGGGTGAACGGGGAGTTTATCCATACCCGTTGTTTTACGGTAGATATTACTGCTTTGCGGGAAAGCGAAAAAATGTACCGGTCTATAGCTGAGACAGGGTCTGATGAAAAAGCGATGGACCTGAAAAGGAGTGAAGAGCAATATCATAAGATGATCGAGGAAGTGGACGATTATGCGATCCTGCTGATGGATAAGTCTGGCATTATTCAGAACTGGAACCGCGGTGCTGAAAAAATAAAAGGATATAAAGATTTTGAAATAATCGGGAAGAGCTTTCAATTGTTCTATTTACCGGAAGACAGGGAAAGTGGCCTGCCGCAGAAACTGATCAATGAAGCCCACAGAACAGGAAAGGCAGTACAGGAAGGATGGCGGATAAGAAAGGATGGCACCCGTTTCTGGGGAAGCATTGTGATCACGGCCTTGCATGATGCGGATAATAATGTGATCGGCTTCTCCAAAGTAACCCGTGACCTCACAGATAAGAAACGTGCGGAAGACAGGATCAACCAATATGCAAAAGAACTCGAATTCCAGAACAGGGAGTTAGAACAGTTTGCTTATATCGCCGCGCATGATATGAAGGAACCTTTAAGGAAGATCCAGTTCTATAGCGATTATATTTATGAACATTCCGGGCAGTTACCGGAGAAAATGAAAGATTATCTTGGAAGGTCTATACAGGCCGCGGCCCGCATGAAGAGCCTGATAGAAGATCTGCTCAGTTACTCTAAAGCTTCCTCCATTTCCCAGAACCAGGAGGCAGTAGACCTCAATGAGCTTGTGAAGGAAGTGATTGCTGCCAACCGGGAAACCATCGAAAATAATGATGCAGTGATAGAAGTGGGTACACTGCCCGTCGTGCAAGTCGTTCCTTTTCAATTTTCACAATTGTTTGATAACCTCCTCAATAATTCATTAAAATACCGCCATCCTGATCGTGCCCCGCATATTAAGATCAGCGCGGAGAAATTGACTTCAGTACCTTTCCCTGCATCTGAGCAGAAAAACGCCTGCTTCCATAAGATATCCTTTGAAGATAACGGGATCGGCTTCGATCCTTCTTACGGGGTAAAAATATTTGATCTCTTTCAACGGCTGCATACCCAGTCTGATTACAGCGGCTCGGGTGTAGGGCTGGCTATCTGCAAAAAGATCATCCAGAACCACCAGGGCTTTATCCAGGCCAAAGGCCAGTTAAATGAAGGTGCCGTGTTTGAAGTGTATATTCCTTGTATAGCTTAG
- a CDS encoding glycosyl hydrolase family 18 protein — protein MKRFKFLSCFLLLAVILLSCTKKKAEAQAPKFRVLGYLHSNNNWHTAIETIDLAKITDLNLAFFNPDAAGNFSVNENVRKAIDKAHSQQVRVFFSIGGGGAPAHIGELLKDDKRAMLISKLVALAETFNFDGVDVDLENDLINAQYATFISELAAALKPKKKLMTAALASWNSNKINDVTLQQFDFINIMSYDKTGPWNPSRPGPHSPVSMAVADFNYYHSTRGIPAERLLVGLPFYGYGFGANAPESMHYSEIIAQYPGAENSDSVRVNGGGKIYYNGISSIREKVVFAKQQKAGGVMIWELKQDAQGEKSLLGVIQGAGK, from the coding sequence ATGAAGAGGTTTAAATTTCTTTCCTGTTTTCTGTTGTTAGCTGTTATTTTATTATCCTGTACCAAAAAGAAAGCCGAAGCACAGGCACCGAAATTCCGTGTGCTGGGCTATCTGCACAGCAATAATAACTGGCATACCGCTATTGAAACGATTGATCTTGCTAAGATCACTGATCTGAACCTGGCCTTTTTTAACCCGGATGCAGCTGGTAATTTCTCCGTAAATGAAAATGTACGCAAAGCTATTGATAAGGCGCACAGTCAACAGGTGCGTGTTTTCTTTTCCATTGGCGGAGGTGGGGCGCCTGCACATATCGGCGAACTTTTAAAGGATGATAAACGTGCGATGCTGATCTCTAAACTGGTAGCATTGGCAGAAACCTTTAATTTCGACGGGGTGGATGTAGATCTCGAAAATGATCTGATCAATGCACAGTATGCCACTTTTATCAGTGAACTGGCTGCTGCGCTGAAGCCAAAGAAAAAACTGATGACAGCTGCGCTGGCCTCCTGGAATTCCAATAAGATCAATGATGTTACGCTGCAACAGTTCGATTTCATCAACATCATGTCCTACGACAAAACGGGGCCCTGGAACCCTTCCCGTCCCGGTCCGCACTCTCCCGTTTCCATGGCGGTTGCAGACTTCAATTATTATCACAGCACCCGGGGCATTCCTGCGGAGCGTTTACTGGTGGGGCTTCCATTTTATGGATATGGTTTTGGTGCCAATGCACCGGAGAGTATGCATTACAGTGAGATCATTGCGCAATACCCCGGTGCAGAAAATTCAGACAGTGTGCGTGTGAATGGTGGAGGGAAGATCTATTATAATGGGATCTCCTCTATCCGGGAGAAAGTAGTTTTTGCGAAGCAGCAAAAGGCCGGGGGTGTAATGATATGGGAATTGAAACAGGATGCACAGGGAGAGAAGTCTTTGCTGGGGGTGATCCAGGGAGCCGGGAAATAA
- a CDS encoding porin, producing MKPLLLLLAIACSLPAYAQQVDETSLSAADTITNFSAYKRSLSFAGVLQTRYVASLTRHVDVNGKHYDPAADKGTHNSFLVKRARIMVKANINDHFSANILANFADFSGNPANKVLENAFIKYSLNKHFNVQAGQFRPFMGIEDIMPVDIIRTVDFSNQYYAFGKNGWQSFQVGLSVFGDINAQGNVRYYAGVYNGNNRNESTDDDDTKNLYARIEASPVNDLTVGVNAGTGSLGRSAIGNAYGIDASTRISLSRKWKLLLMGEYKSGTNFIAYNADTLNPKPAISQYRMKGFYFFPTLRYEYHRPRVRAMELSARYEYFDENSNPRQTIVPNVSFIFADNFYAALQMGVTIDLFKKDIPLTTNYSRNLVYVQLQIRI from the coding sequence ATGAAGCCGCTATTACTTTTGCTCGCCATTGCCTGCTCTTTGCCTGCCTACGCGCAGCAGGTAGATGAAACCTCCCTTTCAGCAGCAGATACCATCACTAACTTTTCCGCTTATAAACGTTCCCTGAGCTTTGCCGGTGTATTGCAAACACGGTACGTGGCTTCCCTTACCCGGCATGTGGATGTGAACGGTAAACACTATGACCCCGCTGCTGATAAAGGCACCCATAATTCTTTTCTTGTAAAACGTGCGCGGATCATGGTAAAGGCAAATATCAATGATCACTTCTCTGCCAATATCCTGGCTAACTTTGCAGACTTCTCCGGCAATCCTGCCAACAAAGTACTGGAGAATGCTTTTATCAAATATTCGCTGAACAAACATTTTAATGTACAAGCCGGGCAGTTCCGGCCTTTTATGGGTATAGAGGATATTATGCCGGTAGACATCATCCGCACGGTGGATTTCTCCAACCAGTATTATGCTTTTGGAAAGAACGGCTGGCAGAGCTTCCAGGTGGGGCTTTCTGTTTTTGGGGATATCAATGCACAAGGTAATGTAAGGTATTATGCAGGCGTATATAACGGGAATAACAGGAATGAAAGTACAGACGATGATGATACCAAGAACCTGTATGCCCGTATAGAAGCTTCACCGGTGAATGATCTCACGGTAGGTGTGAATGCAGGCACCGGCAGCCTGGGGAGAAGTGCTATCGGGAATGCGTATGGTATTGATGCCTCCACACGGATCAGTTTGTCGCGGAAATGGAAACTGCTGCTGATGGGAGAATATAAATCAGGCACTAATTTCATTGCCTATAATGCGGATACCTTAAACCCTAAGCCGGCTATCAGCCAATACAGGATGAAGGGGTTTTATTTCTTTCCCACTTTACGGTATGAGTATCACCGGCCGCGTGTAAGGGCCATGGAGCTTTCCGCACGGTATGAATATTTTGATGAAAACAGTAATCCCCGGCAGACCATTGTTCCCAACGTCTCCTTTATCTTCGCGGATAATTTCTATGCAGCATTGCAAATGGGCGTTACTATCGACCTGTTCAAAAAAGACATTCCTCTTACCACTAACTATTCCCGTAACCTGGTATACGTACAATTGCAGATAAGAATCTGA
- a CDS encoding aldo/keto reductase has protein sequence MEKRTLGGTGIQIAPLVFGGNVFGWTADEPTSFRLLDAFTDAGFNGIDTSDNYTAWIPGNTGGDSERVIGKWLKQTGKRDKVVIATKVGGKFSEEKKGLKKAYILQSIEDSLTRLQTDHIDLYQTHYDDPETPIEETLEAYAEIVRSGKVRAIGTSNMTVERLAESLSISKQKGFPAYQSLQPEYNLMEREKYETQYAPFVKEHNIGVIPYFALASGFLTGKYRNEKDLEGSSRTKYVARYLNEKGFKVLKALDEVAAEYNSKPGTIAIAWVMAQPGITAPIASASSMAQFDDLIAAASVKLDAKALDLLNTVSAY, from the coding sequence ATGGAAAAGAGAACATTGGGTGGTACAGGTATCCAGATAGCGCCACTCGTTTTTGGCGGTAATGTTTTTGGATGGACGGCTGATGAACCAACCTCCTTCCGTTTACTCGATGCATTCACGGATGCAGGGTTCAATGGAATTGATACGTCTGATAATTATACGGCTTGGATACCTGGCAATACCGGCGGAGATTCTGAGAGAGTGATCGGCAAATGGCTGAAGCAAACCGGCAAGCGGGATAAAGTGGTCATTGCCACCAAAGTGGGGGGTAAGTTCAGCGAAGAAAAGAAAGGTCTGAAAAAAGCATACATCCTTCAATCCATTGAAGATTCTCTTACACGCCTGCAAACAGATCATATCGATCTGTACCAGACACACTACGATGATCCGGAAACACCCATAGAAGAAACACTCGAAGCATACGCAGAAATAGTAAGGTCAGGAAAGGTACGTGCCATCGGTACTTCCAACATGACGGTGGAGCGACTGGCTGAATCCCTCAGCATCAGTAAACAGAAAGGTTTCCCTGCCTATCAATCCCTGCAGCCGGAATACAACCTGATGGAAAGGGAAAAATATGAAACACAATATGCTCCTTTTGTAAAAGAACACAACATCGGCGTGATCCCCTACTTTGCGCTCGCCAGTGGTTTCCTGACCGGTAAATACCGTAACGAAAAAGACCTGGAAGGCAGCAGCCGCACCAAATATGTGGCCCGCTACCTGAATGAAAAAGGATTTAAGGTACTGAAAGCGCTGGATGAAGTGGCCGCAGAATACAACAGCAAACCCGGCACTATAGCCATCGCATGGGTGATGGCGCAACCGGGCATTACAGCACCTATTGCCAGCGCCAGCAGTATGGCGCAGTTTGATGATCTTATAGCAGCAGCCTCCGTAAAACTGGATGCAAAAGCTTTGGACCTGCTGAATACAGTGAGTGCTTACTAA